In the genome of Opitutia bacterium KCR 482, one region contains:
- the xseB gene encoding exodeoxyribonuclease VII small subunit, with protein MAAKLNSKSEVSFEASLKELGDILAQLENPQIPLSDLVEKYGRAKECLDFCRKKLDDAELSIKKLSGDSAEDFVLERD; from the coding sequence ATGGCAGCAAAGTTAAATTCGAAATCGGAAGTCTCGTTCGAGGCTTCACTGAAAGAACTCGGCGATATTCTGGCGCAACTGGAAAATCCGCAGATTCCGCTTTCCGACCTTGTGGAAAAATACGGCCGCGCCAAGGAATGCCTCGACTTCTGCCGCAAAAAGCTCGACGACGCCGAGCTTTCCATAAAAAAACTTTCGGGCGATTCCGCCGAGGATTTCGTCCTCGAACGCGATTAA